From Sphingopyxis sp. USTB-05, the proteins below share one genomic window:
- a CDS encoding glutathione S-transferase family protein: MKLYQSLGPNPRVVLMYLAETNVQVDRRFVDIMAAENRQPDFCAKSPLGHTPVLELDDGSCIAESVAICEYLDETLGRNALLGATPEERAQTRMLVRIVDQLVVVPMTAGFRGAEGLPMFQSRLLCLPDAAADLKRLAADGLAQVDRILGAGQWLAGDRFSLADILLYSFVEFGAMVGQPLDPALTNLAAWRGRVAARPSAAASANPQMGIGEPA; this comes from the coding sequence ATGAAACTTTATCAGTCGCTCGGCCCCAATCCGCGCGTGGTGCTGATGTATCTGGCCGAGACGAACGTGCAGGTCGATCGCCGGTTCGTCGACATCATGGCGGCCGAGAACCGCCAGCCCGATTTCTGCGCGAAGAGCCCGCTGGGGCATACGCCGGTGCTCGAACTCGACGACGGGAGCTGCATCGCCGAGAGCGTCGCGATCTGCGAATATCTCGACGAGACGCTGGGCAGAAATGCCTTGCTCGGAGCAACGCCTGAGGAGCGCGCGCAGACGCGGATGCTGGTGCGGATCGTGGACCAGCTCGTCGTCGTGCCAATGACCGCGGGCTTCCGCGGCGCCGAGGGGCTGCCGATGTTCCAAAGCCGGCTGCTCTGCCTGCCCGATGCCGCCGCCGACTTGAAACGGCTGGCCGCCGACGGGCTGGCGCAGGTCGACCGGATACTCGGAGCGGGACAATGGCTTGCGGGCGACCGCTTCAGCCTGGCCGACATCCTGCTTTATTCTTTCGTCGAGTTCGGCGCGATGGTTGGGCAACCGCTCGATCCCGCATTGACCAACCTTGCTGCCTGGCGTGGCCGCGTTGCCGCCCGTCCCAGCGCAGCCGCCAGCGCCAACCCCCAAATGGGCATCGGAGAGCCTGCATGA
- a CDS encoding alpha-ketoacid dehydrogenase subunit beta codes for MSAQITMTQAINRAIDEAMAEDEGVILLGEDVAAKQGGGVFKISAGLTEKYGENRVRATPISEQAIVGACVGAALAGFRPIAEIMLMNFVTVAMDQIVNHAAKLRFMSGGQTNVPLVIRTTTGVGVGFGGQHSDMLEAWFAHVAGLKIVTPSNAADAQGLMRAAIACNDPVIFIENILCYGLKSDDPGPGHIVPLGKAAVTREGTDCSIITYGRTVLDALEIAGKLAEEGISVEVIDLRTIAPYDEATVTASVEKTGRAVVLHEAVKQYGTGAEIASRLNEKLFGKLKAPVTRIGGAFSAVPMANALEQAWIPNKDAIADAVRAAVNWKG; via the coding sequence ATGAGCGCGCAGATCACGATGACGCAGGCGATCAACCGCGCGATCGACGAGGCGATGGCCGAGGATGAAGGCGTCATTCTGCTCGGTGAGGATGTCGCTGCGAAACAGGGCGGCGGCGTATTCAAAATCTCGGCCGGGCTCACCGAAAAATATGGCGAGAACCGCGTCCGTGCCACCCCGATCTCCGAACAGGCGATCGTCGGTGCGTGCGTCGGCGCCGCGCTCGCGGGGTTCCGTCCGATCGCTGAGATCATGCTGATGAACTTCGTCACGGTGGCGATGGATCAGATCGTCAACCATGCCGCGAAGCTGCGTTTCATGTCGGGGGGGCAGACGAATGTCCCGCTGGTGATCCGCACGACGACGGGCGTCGGTGTCGGCTTCGGCGGCCAGCATTCGGACATGCTCGAAGCCTGGTTCGCGCATGTCGCGGGGTTGAAGATCGTTACGCCGTCGAACGCCGCCGACGCCCAAGGGCTGATGCGCGCGGCGATCGCGTGCAACGACCCGGTGATCTTTATCGAGAATATCCTCTGCTACGGCCTGAAATCGGACGATCCGGGGCCGGGGCATATCGTCCCGCTCGGCAAGGCGGCAGTGACGCGCGAGGGCACCGACTGTTCGATCATCACCTATGGCCGCACCGTGCTCGACGCGCTCGAAATTGCGGGCAAGCTGGCCGAGGAAGGCATTTCGGTCGAGGTGATCGATCTCCGAACCATCGCGCCCTATGACGAGGCGACCGTGACCGCGTCGGTCGAAAAGACCGGCCGCGCGGTCGTGCTCCACGAAGCGGTGAAGCAATATGGCACCGGCGCCGAAATCGCCTCGCGCCTCAATGAGAAACTCTTCGGCAAGCTCAAAGCCCCGGTGACGCGTATCGGCGGGGCCTTTTCGGCGGTGCCGATGGCAAACGCGCTCGAACAGGCGTGGATCCCGAACAAGGATGCGATCGCCGACGCGGTACGCGCCGCGGTCAATTGGAAGGGGTGA
- a CDS encoding biotin/lipoyl-containing protein gives MAEELRIPKIGMSATEMTLNEWMFGDGERVEIGDIIYTVETDKTTVEIEAQVAGTIRPTGVEGEVYPVGALVGTIE, from the coding sequence ATGGCGGAGGAATTGCGCATCCCGAAGATCGGCATGTCGGCCACCGAAATGACGCTCAATGAATGGATGTTCGGCGATGGCGAGCGCGTCGAGATCGGCGATATCATCTACACGGTCGAGACCGACAAGACGACAGTCGAGATCGAGGCGCAGGTTGCGGGGACGATCCGCCCGACGGGGGTCGAGGGCGAAGTCTATCCGGTCGGCGCGCTCGTCGGCACGATCGAATGA
- a CDS encoding SDR family NAD(P)-dependent oxidoreductase, giving the protein MDLGLAGKKVIINGGAHGLGLASLKIFAAEGADVAFFSRDADKVAAAVAAIDAAGPGKVLGEQFDMTDNPDGYRAWLEKARDTLGGCDIFIHTASSSGQGATGDWQRGLDMDIMGAVHGVEVLTEALAASGSGSIIFMSSTAAVETFIVPQAFNALKAALITYGSQLSQALAAQNIRVNIVSPGAIYYPGGNWEVIKSAVPALYDATLAQMPMGRFGEAEEVAKGIVFMASPACPYMTGAHLVIDGGFTKRVQF; this is encoded by the coding sequence ATGGACCTGGGTCTGGCCGGTAAGAAGGTGATCATCAACGGCGGTGCGCACGGGTTGGGGCTTGCCTCGCTCAAGATTTTCGCGGCCGAGGGCGCCGATGTCGCCTTTTTCTCGCGCGACGCCGACAAGGTTGCCGCGGCGGTCGCGGCGATCGACGCCGCGGGGCCGGGCAAGGTGCTGGGCGAACAGTTCGACATGACGGACAATCCCGACGGCTATCGCGCCTGGCTCGAAAAAGCGCGCGACACGCTCGGCGGGTGCGACATTTTCATCCACACCGCCAGCTCTTCGGGGCAGGGGGCGACCGGCGACTGGCAGCGCGGGCTCGACATGGACATCATGGGCGCGGTTCACGGCGTCGAAGTGCTGACCGAAGCGCTTGCGGCGTCGGGGTCAGGATCGATCATCTTCATGTCGTCGACTGCGGCGGTCGAGACCTTCATCGTGCCGCAGGCGTTCAATGCGCTGAAGGCCGCGCTCATCACCTATGGATCGCAGTTGAGCCAGGCGCTCGCGGCGCAGAATATCCGCGTCAATATCGTGTCGCCCGGCGCCATCTATTATCCGGGCGGCAATTGGGAGGTCATCAAATCGGCGGTCCCGGCGCTGTATGACGCAACGCTGGCGCAAATGCCGATGGGCCGCTTTGGTGAGGCGGAGGAAGTCGCGAAGGGCATCGTCTTCATGGCGTCGCCCGCCTGTCCTTATATGACCGGGGCGCACCTTGTCATCGATGGCGGCTTCACCAAGCGCGTTCAGTTCTAG
- a CDS encoding FAD-dependent oxidoreductase, translated as MSEAPHVIVLGTGGAGFTAAIAAHEAGARVSLFEKGDQVGGTTAWSGGMIWIPNNHHEATLGVEDSREKALTYLMSMSHGLMQQHMIEAFLDHGPEMVAFLEANTPVQFRPIPEFPDYHAEFPGGMPHGGRSLDCPLYSFQELGDWADKVTLSPYYPMPYFSIYDTPLGQAKPQPLTAEELQRRIDADLRGSGQALVGRLLRACLDRGIEPKTGHRAVRLLMDEERVAGAAFETPDGPIAVAADAVILATGGFEWDKDLLRAFLRGPMTHPLSPRTNSGDGLKMAMRVGAMLGNMREAWWMPVAEVPESESSTGKTLVAGQRSLPHSIMVNRAGKRFTNEAANYNAIGAAFHDQDVSAFDYANLPCWLIFDQQYIDRFGFGMISGERGVAPPQWAIRAESLPELAQRLGIDADALAATVERFNDHCATGRDPDFGRGDAAHDQWWGDPGGRGSTAATLGPVGKAPFFAVEIKSGALGTKGGPQTDVNAQVLSVDGGPIAGLYAAGNVMASAMGMTYGGPGGTIAPGMVFGYLAGRHAARVSAKQLEGAA; from the coding sequence ATGAGCGAAGCGCCGCACGTCATCGTCCTCGGCACCGGCGGGGCGGGCTTCACCGCCGCGATCGCCGCACATGAAGCCGGCGCGCGCGTGTCGCTGTTCGAAAAGGGCGATCAGGTCGGCGGGACCACCGCCTGGTCGGGCGGGATGATCTGGATTCCGAACAATCATCACGAAGCGACGCTGGGCGTCGAGGACAGCCGCGAAAAGGCGCTGACCTATCTGATGTCGATGTCGCACGGGCTGATGCAGCAGCATATGATCGAGGCCTTCCTCGATCATGGACCCGAGATGGTAGCTTTCCTCGAAGCGAATACGCCGGTGCAGTTCCGGCCGATCCCCGAATTTCCCGATTACCATGCCGAATTCCCGGGCGGGATGCCGCATGGTGGGCGTTCGCTCGATTGCCCGCTCTATTCGTTTCAAGAACTGGGCGACTGGGCCGACAAGGTCACGCTCTCGCCTTATTATCCCATGCCCTATTTCTCGATCTATGACACGCCGCTGGGGCAGGCGAAGCCGCAGCCGCTGACGGCGGAGGAGTTGCAGCGCCGGATCGACGCCGATCTGCGCGGCAGCGGGCAGGCGCTTGTCGGCCGCTTGCTGCGCGCCTGCCTCGATCGCGGTATCGAACCGAAAACCGGCCATCGCGCGGTGCGCCTACTGATGGACGAGGAGCGCGTCGCCGGGGCGGCGTTCGAGACGCCCGATGGGCCGATCGCGGTCGCCGCCGATGCGGTGATCCTCGCGACCGGGGGCTTCGAATGGGACAAGGATCTGCTCCGCGCCTTTCTTCGCGGCCCGATGACGCATCCGCTGAGCCCGCGGACGAATAGCGGCGACGGGCTCAAAATGGCGATGCGCGTCGGCGCGATGCTCGGCAATATGCGCGAGGCGTGGTGGATGCCGGTCGCCGAGGTGCCGGAAAGCGAAAGCTCGACGGGCAAGACGCTGGTCGCGGGGCAGCGCAGCCTGCCGCATTCGATCATGGTCAATCGCGCGGGCAAGCGCTTCACCAACGAAGCCGCCAACTATAATGCGATCGGCGCGGCGTTTCACGACCAGGACGTGAGCGCCTTCGATTATGCGAACCTGCCGTGCTGGCTGATCTTCGACCAGCAATATATCGACCGCTTCGGCTTTGGCATGATCAGCGGCGAGCGCGGGGTTGCGCCGCCGCAATGGGCGATCCGCGCCGAAAGCCTGCCCGAACTCGCCCAGCGGCTGGGCATCGATGCCGATGCGCTGGCGGCGACGGTCGAGCGCTTCAACGATCATTGCGCGACCGGGCGCGACCCCGATTTCGGGCGCGGCGATGCTGCGCATGACCAATGGTGGGGCGATCCCGGCGGTCGCGGCTCGACCGCTGCGACGCTCGGCCCGGTCGGCAAGGCGCCCTTCTTTGCCGTCGAGATAAAGAGCGGCGCGCTCGGTACGAAGGGTGGACCGCAAACCGACGTCAATGCGCAGGTTCTGAGTGTCGACGGCGGGCCGATTGCGGGGCTTTATGCCGCGGGCAACGTCATGGCCTCGGCCATGGGCATGACTTACGGCGGCCCCGGCGGGACGATCGCGCCGGGAATGGTGTTTGGCTATCTCGCCGGACGGCACGCCGCGCGCGTTTCGGCGAAGCAATTGGAGGGTGCGGCATGA
- a CDS encoding thiamine pyrophosphate-dependent dehydrogenase E1 component subunit alpha, which yields MTETTIDRDTLRDIYTRTMRVARADEKFRSLLMTGKLAVIYYTVRGQELVSAAAMAALNQDDYLVTTYRGQHDQIAKGVPLNPLFAEIAGKVGGTCRGKGGSMHITHPETGVMVTTGVVGSGLPIANGLALASQNRGDGKVTMVCFGDGATNIGAFHEAMNMAQLWKLPVIFLCQNNRYGEHTAFADHTKVDSIVTRAKAYGMNGVKVDGNDAIAMYNTTKAAVERARAGEGPTLIEAMCYRMLGHFFGADFSYMPPEHLAEMAAEDPLPRLRQLMLDHQFTEAELDAIVADLDAQMDAAAEFAANSPLPGPEEIRKDVFEEEIAA from the coding sequence ATGACCGAGACGACGATCGACCGCGACACGCTGCGCGACATCTATACCCGCACGATGCGCGTTGCGCGTGCCGACGAGAAATTCCGCTCGCTGTTGATGACCGGCAAGCTGGCCGTGATCTATTACACCGTGCGCGGGCAGGAACTGGTGTCGGCGGCGGCGATGGCGGCGCTCAATCAGGATGATTATCTCGTCACCACCTATCGCGGTCAGCATGACCAGATCGCCAAGGGCGTGCCGCTGAATCCGCTGTTTGCCGAAATTGCCGGCAAGGTCGGCGGCACTTGCCGCGGCAAGGGCGGGTCGATGCATATCACCCACCCCGAAACCGGCGTGATGGTGACCACCGGCGTCGTCGGGTCGGGACTGCCGATCGCCAACGGGCTGGCGCTGGCGTCGCAGAACCGCGGCGATGGCAAGGTGACGATGGTCTGTTTTGGCGACGGCGCGACCAATATCGGCGCATTCCACGAGGCGATGAACATGGCGCAGCTCTGGAAGCTGCCCGTGATCTTTCTCTGTCAGAACAACCGCTATGGCGAACACACCGCCTTTGCCGACCACACCAAGGTCGATTCGATCGTCACGCGCGCCAAGGCCTATGGCATGAATGGCGTGAAGGTCGACGGGAACGACGCGATCGCAATGTATAACACCACCAAGGCGGCGGTCGAGCGCGCACGGGCGGGCGAAGGTCCGACGCTGATCGAGGCGATGTGCTACCGGATGCTCGGCCATTTCTTCGGCGCCGACTTCTCCTATATGCCGCCCGAGCATCTCGCCGAAATGGCGGCCGAGGACCCGTTGCCGCGCCTCCGCCAATTGATGCTCGACCATCAGTTTACCGAAGCCGAACTCGACGCGATCGTCGCCGACCTTGACGCGCAGATGGATGCGGCGGCCGAATTTGCCGCGAACAGTCCGCTGCCGGGGCCGGAGGAAATCCGCAAAGATGTCTTCGAAGAGGAGATTGCGGCATGA
- a CDS encoding nuclear transport factor 2 family protein, whose product MTPLEASKAMYAAVARGEWDTVADFMSDDLVIHEPTSLPYGGEWRGRDALQKLYAHVMGYWEDPVVQWQELVGGEKYAVALLHFTVTAKSSGKRFETHIAEVTEFDDAGKMASMRIHYFDTAHMVEQLKA is encoded by the coding sequence ATGACGCCGCTCGAAGCCAGCAAGGCGATGTACGCTGCGGTCGCGCGCGGCGAGTGGGACACGGTCGCCGACTTCATGTCGGACGATCTCGTCATCCATGAGCCGACCTCGCTTCCCTATGGCGGCGAATGGCGCGGGCGCGATGCGCTTCAGAAACTTTATGCGCATGTCATGGGCTATTGGGAGGACCCGGTCGTCCAATGGCAGGAACTGGTCGGCGGCGAGAAATATGCCGTCGCGCTGCTCCATTTCACCGTCACCGCGAAATCGAGCGGCAAACGGTTCGAGACGCATATCGCCGAAGTCACCGAATTCGACGACGCGGGCAAGATGGCGTCGATGCGCATCCATTATTTCGACACCGCGCATATGGTCGAGCAGTTGAAGGCATAG
- a CDS encoding tetratricopeptide repeat protein — MPGPFKFAVIAGIGFSLTSFTPLPAFSNAALEALDPTRLATLFCGARRPGSSLAQNLLVASAFAAPASEGRPIPLFPDLATSRFPVTTDTDQARRYFSQGLLLTYGFNHAGAVRSFREAQRLDRDCAICWWGEAVALGPNINAPMDERDRDAALGAMDRAMALRSSATPMERALIEAVAKRYSRDPASDRAALDANYADAMLDVARRFPADDDVAVLAAEAVMDTSPWNYWESDKKTSVGRSGEAVRLVETVLNRNPAHVQANHLYIHLMEASDPQRAEAAADRLASPAAPSAAHLVHMPGHIFQLRGRHADSIRVNVAAARADEEYIRSAGDNGLVRYGYYPHNIHFIVTSAQMAGDMRTAIREAQRLRTVLDPATSAQIAWIQSIDAAPYFAMAQFADPKAILAMPAPDPRLAYPTAMRHFARSIAYAGLRNRKAFDRELAAMAKIRASDAMNAMIEQGVPAGDLVSLAEFVARGRFASAMGRTDEAIGFYRQAIAIEAGLPYQEPSYWYYPVKQSLGSALFRARRYGEASEAFRAALAQTPNNGWALYGLGRSEAAQGNRLEAAAADKALSKAWIGDKAWLRMDRL, encoded by the coding sequence ATTGGAAGCGCTCGATCCCACCCGTCTTGCGACCCTGTTTTGCGGCGCGCGGCGCCCGGGTTCGTCGCTGGCGCAAAATCTGTTGGTTGCGTCGGCGTTCGCGGCGCCCGCCAGCGAAGGCAGGCCGATACCGCTCTTTCCGGATCTGGCCACTTCGCGCTTTCCCGTCACGACGGACACGGACCAGGCCCGGCGTTATTTCAGCCAAGGGCTGCTCCTGACCTATGGCTTCAACCATGCGGGTGCGGTGCGTTCTTTTCGTGAGGCGCAGCGGCTCGACCGCGATTGCGCGATATGCTGGTGGGGCGAGGCTGTCGCCCTTGGTCCGAATATCAACGCGCCGATGGACGAGCGCGACCGCGACGCCGCGCTGGGCGCGATGGATCGCGCGATGGCGCTACGAAGCTCTGCCACGCCGATGGAGCGGGCGCTGATCGAAGCCGTCGCCAAACGATATTCGCGCGATCCCGCGAGCGACCGCGCCGCGCTCGACGCGAACTATGCCGACGCGATGCTCGATGTCGCGCGCCGCTTTCCCGCCGATGACGATGTCGCGGTGCTCGCTGCCGAAGCGGTGATGGACACCAGCCCCTGGAATTATTGGGAGAGCGACAAGAAAACATCGGTCGGCCGGAGCGGCGAAGCCGTGCGGCTTGTCGAAACGGTGCTGAACCGCAACCCCGCCCATGTGCAGGCGAACCATCTCTACATCCATCTTATGGAAGCGAGCGACCCGCAACGTGCAGAGGCGGCCGCCGACCGGCTGGCGAGCCCGGCGGCGCCCAGCGCGGCCCATCTCGTTCATATGCCGGGCCATATCTTCCAGCTACGCGGGCGTCATGCGGACTCGATTCGCGTCAACGTCGCGGCCGCGCGCGCCGACGAGGAATATATCCGCAGCGCCGGCGACAACGGGCTCGTGCGCTACGGCTATTATCCGCACAATATCCATTTCATCGTGACCTCGGCGCAGATGGCGGGCGATATGCGCACCGCGATTCGCGAGGCACAGCGGCTTAGAACCGTCCTCGATCCAGCAACCTCGGCGCAGATCGCGTGGATTCAGTCGATCGATGCGGCGCCCTATTTTGCGATGGCCCAATTTGCCGACCCGAAAGCCATTTTGGCGATGCCGGCCCCTGATCCGCGCCTCGCTTATCCTACTGCGATGCGGCATTTCGCGCGAAGCATTGCCTATGCCGGGCTTCGCAACCGTAAAGCGTTCGACCGCGAACTCGCGGCGATGGCAAAGATACGGGCGTCGGATGCGATGAACGCCATGATCGAACAGGGCGTACCGGCGGGGGATCTGGTGTCGCTCGCCGAATTCGTCGCGCGCGGGCGCTTCGCGAGCGCGATGGGCCGTACCGACGAAGCGATCGGCTTCTACCGGCAGGCGATCGCGATCGAGGCCGGGCTTCCCTATCAGGAACCATCTTATTGGTATTATCCGGTGAAGCAGTCGCTGGGTTCGGCACTTTTCCGCGCGCGGCGCTATGGCGAGGCCAGCGAGGCTTTTCGCGCCGCGCTGGCGCAGACGCCGAATAATGGCTGGGCGCTCTACGGACTCGGCCGCAGCGAGGCCGCCCAAGGGAACAGGCTGGAAGCGGCCGCCGCAGACAAGGCCTTGTCGAAAGCGTGGATCGGCGACAAGGCTTGGCTCCGTATGGACCGCCTATAA